The window AGGCCGGCCTCTGCAAGACCGTGCTGATCACGCATGCCGAAAGCGGCAAGTCGATGATCGGCAAGGCGCCGCGCTCGACGGCACCGGACAGCCTCAACGGCCAGTTCGAGGCGCCCTTCGGCGTCTACGGGCCGCCCAGCATGTTCCCGATTCCCGTGCTGCGCTTCATGAAGACCTACGGCATCACGCATGAGCAGTTGGCCTCGGTCGCCGTGGTGCAGCGGGAATGGGCGGCGAAGAACCCGCGCGCGATGATGAAGGACCCGATCACGGTCGCCGACGTCCTCAACTCGCGCATGATCGCCTATCCGTTTCGGCTGCTGCAATGCTGCCTCGTCACCGACGGCGGCGGCGCGCTGATTCTGACCTCGGCGGATCGCACCAAGGATTTTCCGAGGAAGCCAGTCTACATCATGGGCACTGGCGAGAGCGTGGAGACGCCGATGGTCAGCCAGATGGAGACGTTCAATTCCTCGCGCGCCTTCAAGACCGCCGGTCCTCTGGCCTTCAAGGAAGCCGGCATCGCCCACAAGGACGTCGACCATCTCATGATCTACGACGCGTTTGCGCATCTTCCGCTGTATGGCCTCGGCGATCTCGGCTTCATGCCGCACGAAGAGACCGGCAAGTTCATCGCGGACGGCAACACGCGACCCGGGGCCAAGCTCCCGCTGAACACCAATGGCGGCGGTTTGAGCTACATGCATTCCGGCATGTACGGCATGTACGCGCTCCAGGAGAGCGTGCGCCAGATGCGCGGAATTGCCCCGGCACAGGTGCCGAACGCGAAGATTTCGGTGTGCCACGGCGTCGGCGGCATGTTCGCCGCCTCAGGCACGATCGTGTTTACGAACGAGAGATAGTGGCTGCTCGCCTCTCCCTCTCCCCGTTCTTACGGGGAGAGGGTTGGGGTGAGGGGCTGCTTCCACGCACTCGGACTCGCGGAGAGTCCCCCTCACCCGGATCGCATCTTCGATGCGATCCGACCTCTCCCCGCAAGCGGGGCGAGGTAAGAAACAGGAGAACCCACATGAGCAAATCACTGCAGGACAAAGTCATTATCGTCACCGGCGCAGGCCGCGGCATCGGACGGGAGATCGCGCTGCTCTGCGCGGCGGAAGGCGCCAAGGTCGTCGTCAACGATCCCGGTGTTGCCGCCGACGGCGCCGGTTCGAGCGCCTCCCCGGCGGAAGAAGTAGTCGATGAGATCAAGAAGCGCGGCGGCGCCGCAGTACCCAATTTCGAAAGCGTCGCGGAGGCGATCCCTGCAAGCAAGATCGTGAAGACCGCGACCGATCATTTCGGCCGGCTCGACGGCGTCGTCAACAACGCCGGCATTTTGCGCGACATGATTTTCCACAAGATGAGCGTGGAGGCGTTCGAGGCCGTCATCAAGGTGCATCTGATGGGCTCGTTCTACGTCAGCCACGCCGCGGCGCGCATCTTTCGCGAGCAGGAGAGCGGCTCCTTCGTGCACTTCACCTCGACCTCGGGCCTGATCGGCAATTACGGCCAGGCGAATTACGCTGCCGCCAAGCTCGGCATCATCGGCCTGTCGAAATCGATTGCGCTCGACATGGGCCGCTTCAACGTTCGTTCGAACTGCGTCTCGCCCTTCGCCTGGACCCGCATGATCGGCACCATCCCGACCGAGACCGAAGCCGAGAAGGCGCGTGTCGAGAAGATCAAGCAGATGGGACCGGAGAAGATCGCGCCGATCTGCGCCTATCTGCTCTCCGATGCTGCCAAGGATGTCTCCGGCCAGATCTTCGGCGCGCGCATGAACGAGCTGTTCCTGTTCAGCCAGAACCGTCCGCTGCGCTCGGTGCATCGCAGCGAGGGCTGGACGCCGCAATCGATCGCGGAACACGGCATGCCGGCGCTGAAGGGCTCGTTCTACAAGCTCGACCGCTCGGCCGACATCTTTCCGTGGGATCCGGTGTAAGGAGGTTTCCGCACTCTCCACGCGTCATGGCCGGGCTTGTCCCGGCCATCCACGGTTTTGACGCGCGGTGCGAAGAACGTGGATGCCCGAGCCTTCGCCTCGCCGAAGCGGCTTCGGCCGCGCAGGCGGGACAAGCCCGGGCATGACGGCTGAGTGTGTGGCTGCAGCCGCCCTAACCCGTATTCCGCAAGCCCGCTGAAATGCCGTTGATCGTCAGTTGAATCCCGCGCAGCACCTGCTCGTCCGGATTCTGCGCGCGATGCTCCCTCAAGAGCTCGACCTGCACGTGATTGAGCGGGTCAAGATAGGGGAAGCGGTGGCGCACGGAGCGTTCGAGCAGCGGGTTACCCTGAAGCAAACGATCCTGCCCCATGATGTCGAGCAGCGTCTCGATGCAGGAGTGCCATTCGCGGCGGATGCGGCCGAAGATCTTTTCGCGCAAGGCCTGATCCGGCACCAGCTCGGCATAGCGCGAGGCGATCGCGATCGAGCTTTTGGCGAGCACCATGTCCATGTTCGACAACAGCATGCGGAAGAACGGCCATTCCTTGTAGAGCTCTTTCAGGAACGGCATGCCCTTGTCGGGATGTTCCGCGATCCATTGCTCGACCGCGCTGCCGAAGCCGTACCAGCCCGGCAGCATCAGCCGGCATTGCGCCCAGGAGAACACCCAGGGGATCGCGCGCAAATCCTCGATCGCGCGGGTCTTCTTGCGCGAGGCCGGACGGCTGCCGATGTTGAGCGTCGCGATCTCGTTGATGACGGTCGAGGCCCAGAAGTAATCGACAAAGCCCTCCGTCTCGTAAACGAGACCGCGATAGGCCTTGAAGGCGAGATTCGACAGCTCGTCCATCGTGTTGAGATATTCGCGGCGAGGCGCGCTCTGGCTCGGCTGCAACAGGCTCGCATCCAGCGTCGCGGCCGCCAGGATTTCGAGATTGTTGCGGCCGACTTCCGCATTGGAATATTTCGACGAGATGATCTCGCCCTGCTCGGTGATGCGGATCTGGCCGTTCACCGCGCCGCCGGGCTGCGCGACGATGGCGTCGTAGCTGGGCCCACCACCGCGACCGACCGAACCGCCGCGGCCGTGGAACAGGCGCAGGCGGACGTGATGACGCTCGAACACGTCGACGAGGCCGATCTCGGCCTTGTAGAGCTCCCAGCCCGAGGTGACGAAGCCGCCGTCCTTGTTGGAGTCGGAATAGCCGAGCATGACCTCCTGCACGCTGCCGCGGCTGTCGACGAGGCGGCGGTAATCGTGCAGCGACAGCATGCGGTCCATGATGCCGGACGATGCCTGCAGATCCTCGATGGTCTCGAACAGCGGCACGATGTTGATGGCGCTGCGCCCGGAGGGATGGACCAGGCCAACTTCCTTCAGCAGCACCGCGACCTCGAGCATGTCGGACATGCCCTTGCACATCGAGATGATGCATTGGGGAATGGCGTCCGAGCCGAACCTTCCATGCGCTTCCGCTGCGGCATGGAAGACGTTGAGCTCGCCCATCGTCTCGTCACTGTATTTGACGAATGGCGACACCAGCGAGCGCGTGCTGCGCAATTCGTTGGTGAGCAGCGAGATGCGCGCGTCCTCGCCAAGCGCAAGGTAGGACATGCCGGGGTTCGCGGCGTCCATCAGCTCGGCGATGGTGCGTTCGTGCACCGCCGAGTTCTGGCGGATATCGAGCCGCGCCAGATGGAAGCCGAAGCAATCCACCGCGCGCCGCAACAGCCGCAGCCGGCCGCGGGCGATGACGCGGGCGTTGTTGGAGATCAGCGAGCGGTGCAGCACGTCGAGATCGGCCTGCAACTCCCTGGCGTTCTCATAGGGCGCGCCCTTGCCGACCGGCCGCCGCGTGATCTCGACCTGGAGCTTTTCGGCGGTGGCCGTCAGACGGGCATAGATGCCGGAGACTGCCAGACGATAGGGTTCGCCGCTCCGGTGCGGCGATGTGTCGGGCGAGCGCTCCGCCAGCGTGCGCAACTCTTCCGAGACGTCGGCGAGATGGGCCGCGATCGACAGCTCCGAGCCGAGCACATGCAGCTCTTCCAGATAGAACTGCATGACACGGCTGGACTGGAGCCGCAGCGTGCCGCGCATGACGTCAGCGGTGACGAAGGGATTGCCGTCGCGGTCGCCGCCGATCCAGCTTCCCATCCGCAGGAACGAGGCGAGCTCGCTCGCCGCCTGCTCGCCACCCTCCTCCAGCCGGTCTTCCAGCGTGTTGACCAGCCGCGGCACCTCACGGAGGAAGGTGTAATCGTAGAACGACAGGCCGTTGGCGACCTCGTCGAGCACGGTGAGCTTGGTCCGTCGCAACAGATTGGTCTGCCACAGCGTCAGCACCTCGCGGCGAAGCTGCTCGTCGCTGGCGGCGATCTCGTCCGCCGTCAGCGAGACACGCTCGCGGCGGTCGAGCAGGGCTGCGACCTCCATCTCGCGGTCCATGGTGCTCTTGCGGCGGACTTCAGTTGGGTGGGCCGTCAGCACCGGGCTGACAAGCGCGCTCTTGAAGAAGCTGCGCAGCCTATCCGCGCCAATTCCCGCGGCCTTGGCGTTGGCCAACGTCTCCGCAAGCACACCAGCACCGTTGGCGGCGCTGCGGGAACGCATCTGGCGGATGTTGTTCTGGTCCTCGGCGATGTTGGCGAGATGGGAAAAATAGCTGAAGGCGCGGACGATCCGCACGGTCTCGGAGGTCGACATGCTGTCGAGGATCTGTTCGAGCTCGCGGCGGGCGAGCCGGTCCTCGTCGCGGTGGAACCGAATCGAGGTCTGCCGGATGCGCTCGACCAGGTCGAACACATCGGCCCCCTCCTGGTCGCGCACCGTGTCGCCCAGGATGCGTCCGAGCAGGCGAATGTCGTCCCGAAGCCGCGCGTCCGCCTCCAGCGCCTGGGCGTCATCGGCACGGGTCGCGCGATCGACGGTCGAATCTGCGACGTTCTGGATGGACATGGCTCGCTCCCTGGTTCGAGCTCGCTGCCCGGCCCGACCGAGTGTGCAAGTTTTTTGCCGCAGCGCAAGATGAAGTTGGGGGCGGCGCGGCAACATCAGCGATCATGGGCGGGACTGCGTTTGCCGCCGGCGCGCACACACGTCCGCGATCTCGCGGCGCAGGCGCCCGAGCTTTACTGTCCGTTCCGCCCTCATCGAGAAGAAGGGGCGCAGAGAAGGCCGGGCGCCGGCTGGCACCCGAAGTCCGCACGCGACAAACGCACGCGGGGTGACCACAGGTGATGCCGGGACATCCCGGCCTTGCCTGCGCAAGACAAGCATGGTTAGCGCGGGAATGTTCGCCTGAACGGAAGTCTCTGCCTTATTCGATGACCTCGTCAGCGCGGGCGAGCAAGGTTGGCGGAATGCTGAGGCCGAGAGCTGTGGCGGTCTTCAGGTTGACAACCAGCTCATACTTGACAGGTGCCTGAACCGGCAAATCGCCAGGCTTCTCTCCGCGCAGTATGCGGTCCACATATGCGGCGGCACGACGAAACCCGTCCAGTTGGGAAGCCGCGTAGGACATCAGGCCGCCATCGGCGACGAAATACTGAACAGGGTAGATCGCGGGTAGACGATATTGCGCGGCAAGCGCGATAATCTGTTTGCGGTTCCGGACGGTCGCTGGACCAAACGTCACGAACAGGCCGCCGTTTGGCTCCCGCGCAAAATCGCCGACGCCGCGCTCGATTTCGTCAGGGTCGCGGCCAGGAATCGCAAAGATGGTGATCCCCAGCGATGGAGCGGCTGCTTCGACGAACTGCTGGACTTCGAGCGCCGCACGGCCGCCGGGCGTGTATATGATGCATACACGAGTAAGGCGCGGCGCAGCTTCCTTAAGTAGCTCCAGCAACTTCCCGCTCATCGCCGTTTCGGAGGCCGTAAATCCGGTGATGTTGCCGCCGGGATGCGCCATGTTCGTAACCAGACCGGTGCGGACCGGGTCGCCCGCCGAGGCGAACACAATCGGTACGGTGCGGGTCTGTTGCGCCATGATCGAGGTAATGAGATTGCTGCTTGTCACGATCACGTCCGGTGCCTGCCCGACCAGTTCCTCAGCGTAGGTTCGTATGCGGGCAGAATCGTCAGAAACGAATCGTGTTTCGAACCGCACGTTTTCCCCGTCGACCCAGCGCAACTTCTGCAGTTCTTGCTTGAACGCTGCAATATTTTGTCTCGGCACGGCGTCGTCCTGCGCGCCCGAAATCAGCATGGCGATGCGCCGAACTTGGATCCCCTGCTGCGCCTGGACAGCGAGCGGCAGCGCAACGACCCAGCCCAAACTCACAATGAAATCGCGTCGCTTCACCCTCAACCCGCCTCGGATGCTGCCACCCCGAGCGTAAGCAATTTTCGGCATGGATCCAAGCGGCTGAAGTCCGTTTCGGGTCATCAGCCGGCGACGTCCCCGCAAGCTGGGCAACTTCCGCCGTGCCCCCGGGAGGCCGACATTGATGGATAGGCGCCTTACGCCGGTACGATCACCTTGCCAATCGGCCAGAGCGCGATGCCTGCGAGCTTCAGGTGGGCCCAGGCGAAGGGGATGCCGATGATGGTCACGGCAAGCACCAACGCCGTCACGAGATGGCCGAGCGCCAGCCACCAGCCGGCCAGCACGAACCAGATGATGTTGCCGATCACCCCGAGCGGCCCGGTGCCGACATCCTCGACACCGGTAACCTCGTAGCGGCTGACCGCCCGCGAGCCGAACGGCATCAGCGTATAGACGGCAATGTTGAACGCCGCCCGCGCCCAGGGCAGGCCGATGATGGTGACGGCCATGATGACCGCGGCGACCAGCCAGCCGAACGCCATCCAGGCGCCGCCGATGAGGATCCAGAGGATGTTGAGCAGGATGGAGACGGGGGTCATGGGATTATCCGTGGTCGATGACCCCACCTATATAGGTGCGAAACTCAGCGCTGCGAAGACGGCTCCCGCCGCGTGTAATTGCCTCAATTGGCGTTGTCCGGCTTTCACTTCATTGAACTGACGCACGCAACGCCCAGAATGGCACGGCGTCTGAACCATTCAGGACGCAATGGCGTTGCCGTCGCGGCCATCGGGGCCCTGGGGAGAGACATGTCCGATTTCGTCATCGAAGAAGGCCTGCCCTATCCGCTGGGTGCCCATTGGAGCGGCAAGGGCACGAACTTCGCGGTCTTTTCCGCCAACGCCACCAAGGTGGAAGTCTGCCTGTTCGAGGAGAATCGCGAGACGCACCGCTTCGAGCTGCCGGAATATACCGACCAGGTCTTCCACGGCTACATCGCCGGCGTCGGGCCCGGCACCTTCTACGGCTATCGCGTCTATGGCCCCTATCAGCCCGATGCCGGCCATCGCTTCAATCCCAACAAGCTCCTGCTCGATCCCTATGCGCGCGCCCACGCCGGGAGCCTGAACTGGAATCCGGCGGTGTTCGGCTACAAGATGGAGACGGGTGACGACACCACCTTCGACGAACGCGACAGCGCGCCCTTCATGCCGAAATGCGTCGTGGTCGATCCGGATTTCGACTGGCAGGCCGAGGCCGCGCGGCAGAACGTGCATTGGGACGAGACCATCGTCTACGAGACCCACGTCAAGGGCTTTACGAAGAAGCCCCCGGACGTGCCGGAAAATCTGCGCGGCACCTATGCCGGCTTCGCCGCGCCGCAGCTGATCGACCATCTGACATCGCTCGGCGTCACCTCGGTCGAGCTGTTGCCGGTCCACTCGTTCGTCAACGACGACAGACTTCTGAAAAAGAGCCTCGTCAATTACTGGGGCTACAACACCATCGGCTTCTTCGCGCCGGACCCGCGCTATGCATCCGACGTCCCGAACAGCCTGCGCGAGTTCAAGGAGATGGTGTCGAAGCTGCACGGCGCCGGGCTCGAGGTGATCCTCGACGTGGTCTACAACCACACCGCCGAAGGCAACGAGCTCGGGCCGACGCTATCCTTCAAGGGCATCGACAATGCGAGCTATTATCGCCTGCTGCCGGACCGGCGGCGCTATTACATCAACGACACCGGCACCGGCAACACCGTCAACCTGTCGCATCCGCGTGTGATCCAGATGGTGATGGATAGTCTGCGCTACTGGGCCGGGCACATGCATATCGACGGCTTCCGCTTCGATCTCGGCACCATTCTCGCCCGCGAGGTCTACGGCTTCGACGAGCAGAGCGGGTTTCTGAAGGCGATGGATCAGGATCCGCTGCTGTCGACCGTCAAGCTAATCGCCGAACCCTGGGACTGCGGGCCCGGCGGCTACCAGGTCGGCGGCTTCCCGCCGGGCTGGGCGGAATGGAACGACAAGTATCGCGACACGGTGCGCGACTATTGGCGCGGCGAGGCGTCGCCCTCCGCGCTGGCGACGCGGCTGCTCGGCTCGGGCGATATCTTCAATCGCTGGGGCGGGCGGCGCTCATGGGCCAGCGTCAATTTCATCACCGCCCATGACGGTTTCACGCTCAACGACTGGGCGAGCTACGACGACAAGCACAACGAAGCCAATGGCGAAGGCAACCACGACGGCAATTCCAGTAACCGCTCCTGGAATTGCGGCGTCGAGGGTCCGACGGATGATCAGGAGATCATCGCGCTTCGCGAGCGGCAGAAGCGCAACATGCTGGCCACCTTGCTGCTCTCGCAGGGCACGCCGATGCTGCTCGGCGGCGACGAGTTCGGCCGGACCCAGCAAGGCAACAACAATGCCTATTGCCAGGACAGCGATATTTCCTGGTTCGACTGGGGCATGGGCGAGGAGGCGCAAAAGCTGCTGGCTTTCACCAAACGCGTGATCCAGCTCCGGCGCGACTATCCCATTCTACGCCGCAGCCGCTTCCTCACCGGCGCGCATGATGCGCAGCTCGATATCCGCGATGTCGTCTGGGTCAATGCCAATGGCGGCGAGATGACGAATGGCGACTGGGACAGCAATTGGCTGAAGTGCTTCGGCGTCGTGCTCGACGGCCGCGCGCGCAAGACCGCGATCCCACGCCACGGCGAGGACGACAGCGTGCTGATCATCCTCAACAGCTATGAGGGGCCGGTCAACTTCAAATTGCCGCACACGTCGGCAGGTCTATGCTGGTCGTTGCTGCTCGACACCAACGTCGCCGACGGCACATCCAACACCCGGTTTGACTTCGATAGCCCTTACAAGGTGCCGGGCCGATCGTTGCAGTTGTTTGTTGGGGGGGGAGCTGGTGTAGCCCTGCCGACCCAATGGCTTTCGTTGCCCGTAGCCCGGATGGAGCGCAGCGAAATCCGGGGTTTCACCGCGAACACCGTCCTGGATTGCGCTTCGCTCCATCCGGGCTACGAAGGCATCATATCTTCCGCCCCGCCTCCTCCCAATAGGGATCGCGCAGGCGGCGCTTGAAGATCTTGCCGGAATCTTCGCGCGGCAGGCCTAAGCGGATCTCGATGTGCTTGGGCACCTTGTAGTCGGCGAGCGAGGCTTTGAGCCGGGTGCGGATATCGGCGGCGTCGAGGGTGACGCCGGCTTGAGGTTCGACCACGGCCATCAGCGCCTCGCCGAACTCGGCATCGGGGATGCCGAACACCGCGCAATCATGCACGCCGGGGACGGCATGCAGCACGGACTCGATCTCGGCCGGATAGATGTTGACGCCGCCTGATATCACCATGTCGCGCTTGCGGTCGCAGATGAAGACGTAGCCGTCCTCGTCGATGTAGCCGACATCGCCGGAGGTGATGAAACCATCGCGGTCGATCTCGGCGCGCTTCTCCGGCTTGTTGTGGTAGGTGAAGTCGGCCATCCCGGCCATGCGGGAATAGATCTCGCCGATCTCGCCCACACCCAGCACGCGGCCGTCGTCGCCGATGAAGCGCAGCTCGGCGCCGGGCGAAATCTTGCCGACCGTGCCCGGCTTCTTCAGCGCGTCCTCTGAGGTCGCGAAGGTGACGGCGCTGGATTCGGTCGAACCGTAGAACTCGTAGATCACCGGGCCCCACCATTCGATCATCGCGCGCTTGACGTCTGCCGGGCATGGCGCCGCGGCGTGGATGATGTGGCGCAGCGAAGAGACGTCGTATGTCTTGCGGACTTCCTCCGGCAATTTCATCAGGCGGATGAACATGGTCGGCACCATGAAAATGGTGTCGATTTTGTATCGCTCGATCAGCTCGAGAAACTCTTCCGCCTCGAAGCGCGGCATCAGCACCAGCGCGCCGCCGAGTTTTCCTGCGCGGATGCCGAACGAGTTCGGCGCGGAATGATAGAGCGGGCCCGGCAGGATCACGCGGGCGCCGGGCTTGAGCCCATAGATCATCGCACGCATGCGTTCGCCAGCCGCCTGCTGGTCCGGCGTCGGCGCATTGCGCCGCACGCCCTTGGGATGGCCGGTGGTGCCCGACGTATAGATCATGTTCATCGGCTGCGGCACGACCGGGCCGTCATAGGGCTGGTACTGCGCGAGCCAGGATTCGA is drawn from Bradyrhizobium diazoefficiens and contains these coding sequences:
- a CDS encoding acyl-CoA synthetase, with the protein product MSETSEFLGIVSGERRRSHAEVAARADRIASGLAKLGVKQGDCVCMLMRNDIAFLEAAYAAMRLGAYGVPINWHFKPEEINYILNDTGTSVLIGHADMLHALRDVIPKGVTVLSVPTPPEILTNYKIDPDHLKTPDFAIDFESWLAQYQPYDGPVVPQPMNMIYTSGTTGHPKGVRRNAPTPDQQAAGERMRAMIYGLKPGARVILPGPLYHSAPNSFGIRAGKLGGALVLMPRFEAEEFLELIERYKIDTIFMVPTMFIRLMKLPEEVRKTYDVSSLRHIIHAAAPCPADVKRAMIEWWGPVIYEFYGSTESSAVTFATSEDALKKPGTVGKISPGAELRFIGDDGRVLGVGEIGEIYSRMAGMADFTYHNKPEKRAEIDRDGFITSGDVGYIDEDGYVFICDRKRDMVISGGVNIYPAEIESVLHAVPGVHDCAVFGIPDAEFGEALMAVVEPQAGVTLDAADIRTRLKASLADYKVPKHIEIRLGLPREDSGKIFKRRLRDPYWEEAGRKI
- the glgX gene encoding glycogen debranching protein GlgX, which encodes MSDFVIEEGLPYPLGAHWSGKGTNFAVFSANATKVEVCLFEENRETHRFELPEYTDQVFHGYIAGVGPGTFYGYRVYGPYQPDAGHRFNPNKLLLDPYARAHAGSLNWNPAVFGYKMETGDDTTFDERDSAPFMPKCVVVDPDFDWQAEAARQNVHWDETIVYETHVKGFTKKPPDVPENLRGTYAGFAAPQLIDHLTSLGVTSVELLPVHSFVNDDRLLKKSLVNYWGYNTIGFFAPDPRYASDVPNSLREFKEMVSKLHGAGLEVILDVVYNHTAEGNELGPTLSFKGIDNASYYRLLPDRRRYYINDTGTGNTVNLSHPRVIQMVMDSLRYWAGHMHIDGFRFDLGTILAREVYGFDEQSGFLKAMDQDPLLSTVKLIAEPWDCGPGGYQVGGFPPGWAEWNDKYRDTVRDYWRGEASPSALATRLLGSGDIFNRWGGRRSWASVNFITAHDGFTLNDWASYDDKHNEANGEGNHDGNSSNRSWNCGVEGPTDDQEIIALRERQKRNMLATLLLSQGTPMLLGGDEFGRTQQGNNNAYCQDSDISWFDWGMGEEAQKLLAFTKRVIQLRRDYPILRRSRFLTGAHDAQLDIRDVVWVNANGGEMTNGDWDSNWLKCFGVVLDGRARKTAIPRHGEDDSVLIILNSYEGPVNFKLPHTSAGLCWSLLLDTNVADGTSNTRFDFDSPYKVPGRSLQLFVGGGAGVALPTQWLSLPVARMERSEIRGFTANTVLDCASLHPGYEGIISSAPPPPNRDRAGGA
- a CDS encoding thiolase C-terminal domain-containing protein, with the protein product MRKNQVAVVGAAETTELGVIPNMSQLQLHADAALNAIADAGLKLSDIDGFATAVETPQQVCYYLGIKPTWVDGTSVGGCSFMLHVRHAAAAIEAGLCKTVLITHAESGKSMIGKAPRSTAPDSLNGQFEAPFGVYGPPSMFPIPVLRFMKTYGITHEQLASVAVVQREWAAKNPRAMMKDPITVADVLNSRMIAYPFRLLQCCLVTDGGGALILTSADRTKDFPRKPVYIMGTGESVETPMVSQMETFNSSRAFKTAGPLAFKEAGIAHKDVDHLMIYDAFAHLPLYGLGDLGFMPHEETGKFIADGNTRPGAKLPLNTNGGGLSYMHSGMYGMYALQESVRQMRGIAPAQVPNAKISVCHGVGGMFAASGTIVFTNER
- the ppc gene encoding phosphoenolpyruvate carboxylase → MSIQNVADSTVDRATRADDAQALEADARLRDDIRLLGRILGDTVRDQEGADVFDLVERIRQTSIRFHRDEDRLARRELEQILDSMSTSETVRIVRAFSYFSHLANIAEDQNNIRQMRSRSAANGAGVLAETLANAKAAGIGADRLRSFFKSALVSPVLTAHPTEVRRKSTMDREMEVAALLDRRERVSLTADEIAASDEQLRREVLTLWQTNLLRRTKLTVLDEVANGLSFYDYTFLREVPRLVNTLEDRLEEGGEQAASELASFLRMGSWIGGDRDGNPFVTADVMRGTLRLQSSRVMQFYLEELHVLGSELSIAAHLADVSEELRTLAERSPDTSPHRSGEPYRLAVSGIYARLTATAEKLQVEITRRPVGKGAPYENARELQADLDVLHRSLISNNARVIARGRLRLLRRAVDCFGFHLARLDIRQNSAVHERTIAELMDAANPGMSYLALGEDARISLLTNELRSTRSLVSPFVKYSDETMGELNVFHAAAEAHGRFGSDAIPQCIISMCKGMSDMLEVAVLLKEVGLVHPSGRSAINIVPLFETIEDLQASSGIMDRMLSLHDYRRLVDSRGSVQEVMLGYSDSNKDGGFVTSGWELYKAEIGLVDVFERHHVRLRLFHGRGGSVGRGGGPSYDAIVAQPGGAVNGQIRITEQGEIISSKYSNAEVGRNNLEILAAATLDASLLQPSQSAPRREYLNTMDELSNLAFKAYRGLVYETEGFVDYFWASTVINEIATLNIGSRPASRKKTRAIEDLRAIPWVFSWAQCRLMLPGWYGFGSAVEQWIAEHPDKGMPFLKELYKEWPFFRMLLSNMDMVLAKSSIAIASRYAELVPDQALREKIFGRIRREWHSCIETLLDIMGQDRLLQGNPLLERSVRHRFPYLDPLNHVQVELLREHRAQNPDEQVLRGIQLTINGISAGLRNTG
- a CDS encoding YccF domain-containing protein — protein: MTPVSILLNILWILIGGAWMAFGWLVAAVIMAVTIIGLPWARAAFNIAVYTLMPFGSRAVSRYEVTGVEDVGTGPLGVIGNIIWFVLAGWWLALGHLVTALVLAVTIIGIPFAWAHLKLAGIALWPIGKVIVPA
- a CDS encoding SDR family oxidoreductase, translated to MSKSLQDKVIIVTGAGRGIGREIALLCAAEGAKVVVNDPGVAADGAGSSASPAEEVVDEIKKRGGAAVPNFESVAEAIPASKIVKTATDHFGRLDGVVNNAGILRDMIFHKMSVEAFEAVIKVHLMGSFYVSHAAARIFREQESGSFVHFTSTSGLIGNYGQANYAAAKLGIIGLSKSIALDMGRFNVRSNCVSPFAWTRMIGTIPTETEAEKARVEKIKQMGPEKIAPICAYLLSDAAKDVSGQIFGARMNELFLFSQNRPLRSVHRSEGWTPQSIAEHGMPALKGSFYKLDRSADIFPWDPV
- a CDS encoding ABC transporter substrate-binding protein, coding for MKRRDFIVSLGWVVALPLAVQAQQGIQVRRIAMLISGAQDDAVPRQNIAAFKQELQKLRWVDGENVRFETRFVSDDSARIRTYAEELVGQAPDVIVTSSNLITSIMAQQTRTVPIVFASAGDPVRTGLVTNMAHPGGNITGFTASETAMSGKLLELLKEAAPRLTRVCIIYTPGGRAALEVQQFVEAAAPSLGITIFAIPGRDPDEIERGVGDFAREPNGGLFVTFGPATVRNRKQIIALAAQYRLPAIYPVQYFVADGGLMSYAASQLDGFRRAAAYVDRILRGEKPGDLPVQAPVKYELVVNLKTATALGLSIPPTLLARADEVIE